One genomic region from Terriglobus aquaticus encodes:
- a CDS encoding ester cyclase produces MSKEASAAALETFARAVNTGEYQLFNDVVASDCVEHDPGPGQVPGPDGYRALFTEMRDAFPDMAVGLETLVQDGDTIAFAYTFTGTHQGPLMGIPATGKSVRFRGMQISRFEGGKMVERWGSSDQLGMLQQIGAQVR; encoded by the coding sequence ATGAGCAAGGAAGCGAGTGCGGCAGCATTGGAAACGTTCGCCAGAGCGGTGAACACCGGTGAATACCAGCTCTTCAACGATGTGGTTGCGTCCGATTGCGTGGAGCACGATCCCGGCCCAGGGCAGGTACCCGGACCGGACGGCTATCGCGCCCTTTTCACGGAAATGCGAGACGCGTTCCCCGACATGGCCGTGGGGCTCGAAACCCTGGTGCAGGACGGGGATACCATAGCCTTCGCCTACACCTTCACGGGCACGCACCAGGGTCCGCTGATGGGCATCCCGGCCACGGGCAAAAGCGTGCGCTTCCGCGGGATGCAAATCTCACGATTTGAGGGTGGAAAGATGGTCGAAAGATGGGGCAGCTCCGATCAGCTCGGCATGCTGCAGCAGATCGGCGCCCAGGTCCGGTAG
- a CDS encoding YpdA family putative bacillithiol disulfide reductase encodes MAESVFDVVVIGAGPTGLACAIDAQNAGLRVVLVDKGCLCNSLFHYPAHMTFFTTPELLEIGNMPFSSPNQKPTRSEALEYYRKVAEHYRLDVRQYHRVDGVSGSDGDFRVHVTDRFGRKSDLSARKLIVSTGYYDLPNYLDVPGEDLSKVHHYYNEPHPFFGLEVLVVGGKNSAAIAALDLWRHGAKVTLVHRGPQMHRHVKYWILPDIQNRIKNGEIRAHFNSTVQSIREDEVTLQTPEGTLTVPNDFVFALTGYHPDFGFIERMGVTLDPDNGRCPMVNPETLESNVRGIYLAGVIVAGERTNEIFIENGRFHGALIARDLSAKIPAGMAA; translated from the coding sequence ATGGCCGAAAGTGTTTTCGACGTTGTGGTGATCGGCGCGGGGCCCACCGGGCTGGCATGCGCCATTGACGCGCAGAATGCGGGGTTACGGGTGGTGCTGGTAGATAAGGGCTGCTTGTGCAATTCCCTGTTCCACTACCCGGCCCACATGACATTCTTCACGACGCCCGAACTCCTCGAGATCGGAAACATGCCCTTCTCCAGTCCGAATCAGAAGCCGACCCGCAGCGAGGCGTTGGAGTACTACCGGAAAGTGGCAGAGCACTACCGGCTGGACGTGAGGCAGTATCACCGGGTGGATGGCGTGAGCGGCAGCGACGGCGATTTCCGGGTTCATGTGACGGATCGGTTCGGCCGGAAGAGTGATCTGAGCGCACGCAAATTGATCGTCTCAACCGGGTACTACGACCTGCCGAACTACCTAGATGTGCCGGGCGAGGACCTGTCGAAGGTGCACCACTACTACAATGAGCCGCACCCGTTTTTCGGGTTGGAGGTGCTGGTCGTGGGCGGAAAGAACTCTGCCGCGATTGCCGCGCTGGACCTGTGGAGGCACGGCGCCAAGGTGACTCTGGTGCACCGGGGGCCGCAGATGCATCGCCACGTGAAGTACTGGATCCTGCCAGACATCCAGAACCGGATCAAAAACGGCGAGATCCGGGCCCACTTCAACTCCACGGTGCAGTCGATCCGAGAGGATGAAGTGACGCTGCAGACACCGGAAGGAACGCTGACGGTGCCGAACGACTTCGTCTTTGCGCTGACGGGGTACCACCCTGACTTTGGATTCATCGAACGCATGGGTGTGACCCTGGACCCCGACAACGGTCGCTGCCCGATGGTGAATCCTGAGACGTTGGAGTCCAACGTTCGAGGCATTTATCTTGCTGGCGTGATTGTGGCGGGCGAGCGAACAAACGAGATCTTCATTGAGAACGGGCGCTTTCACGGAGCGCTGATCGCACGGGATCTCTCGGCCAAAATACCGGCAGGAATGGCTGCCTGA
- a CDS encoding two-component system sensor histidine kinase NtrB yields the protein MPRSILGRFIAGTLVTQVVVFACFLLFGVRRELALNDQRSADRLRSQAGVLASLAGEAMEDHDAGQLDSVFRSVAITTVLRGARLTDENGNTLRVSNPSLPSDLSPEERGLLFDLKVHPGYRVLSLEGGHMVAVLPFVRGDVRGIIWTYPDVYTSNRAPRAVLKYAGLYAVCALVGNLLLIWALSTDIARPLRRLRRASLGVVANPLDLSAFPLPVHGEGETAELTEGVNAMVGEVEQQRRSTQDTLALLDSMLSVAPVGFAFFDREMRYVRVNQTLAETHGVPVAAHSGKRLRDLMPPGASLSVAEQKEHWIDHVFRTGEAVHDREIKGEMPGRPGEQRAWRDTFYPISNRDGGVQWVGVIVTEVTERLLSEEALRRSEKLAAAGRLAASIAHEINNPLESVTNLLYLLSLDETLAPDSQSYVAMAQQELSRVSEITQQTLRFYRQSSLPSDTHVADVLKSVLVLHQGKLHAAGIQVRKRIAEDVVVFGYTGELRQLLANLVGNAADAMPHGGTLHLRVRRGTRGDEGGIWITVADTGTGMTEAVRKRIFEPFFTTKEATGTGLGLWVSTEIVGKHRGTIQVRSRAAVAPTTIALVQQRPTGTVFRLFFPNGGVPRGPVILRMPRPGEATPREAGASA from the coding sequence ATGCCGCGATCCATTCTGGGCCGGTTTATCGCGGGCACCCTTGTGACGCAGGTGGTGGTGTTTGCGTGCTTCCTGTTGTTTGGCGTGCGCCGGGAGCTGGCCCTGAACGATCAGCGAAGCGCGGATCGGCTGCGGAGCCAGGCCGGCGTGCTGGCGTCGCTCGCCGGAGAGGCGATGGAGGACCACGACGCCGGGCAACTGGATTCCGTGTTCCGGAGTGTTGCGATTACCACGGTGCTGCGCGGCGCCAGACTCACGGACGAGAACGGGAATACGCTGCGGGTGAGTAACCCCTCCCTGCCTAGCGACTTATCGCCGGAAGAGCGTGGTCTGCTGTTTGACCTGAAGGTTCACCCGGGGTACCGGGTGCTGTCGCTGGAAGGCGGCCACATGGTTGCGGTGCTGCCGTTTGTGCGCGGTGACGTTCGCGGCATCATCTGGACATACCCGGACGTCTACACCTCCAACCGCGCGCCCCGCGCAGTGCTGAAGTATGCAGGGTTGTACGCGGTATGCGCGCTGGTGGGGAACCTGCTGCTGATCTGGGCGCTGTCGACGGACATAGCCCGGCCGCTACGGCGGCTGCGGCGAGCTTCGCTGGGTGTCGTAGCGAACCCGCTTGATCTGTCCGCGTTTCCCTTGCCCGTGCACGGGGAGGGTGAAACTGCGGAGCTGACCGAAGGCGTGAACGCGATGGTGGGCGAGGTGGAGCAGCAGCGCCGAAGCACGCAGGACACGCTTGCGCTGCTGGACTCGATGCTGAGCGTAGCGCCAGTAGGTTTTGCCTTCTTTGACCGCGAGATGCGGTACGTGCGCGTGAACCAGACCCTGGCAGAGACGCACGGCGTGCCTGTTGCGGCCCACAGTGGAAAAAGGCTCCGCGACCTGATGCCACCGGGGGCTTCGCTGAGCGTCGCGGAGCAAAAGGAACATTGGATCGATCACGTCTTCCGCACAGGCGAAGCGGTTCACGATCGTGAGATCAAGGGCGAAATGCCGGGGCGGCCTGGCGAGCAGCGCGCGTGGCGCGACACGTTCTATCCCATTAGCAACCGCGACGGTGGTGTGCAGTGGGTTGGGGTGATCGTCACCGAGGTGACGGAGCGCCTACTTTCAGAAGAGGCGCTGCGACGGTCGGAGAAGCTGGCGGCGGCGGGACGGCTGGCGGCCTCCATCGCCCACGAGATCAACAATCCATTGGAAAGCGTCACCAACCTGCTGTATCTGCTGTCGCTGGATGAGACGTTGGCACCGGACTCGCAGAGCTACGTGGCGATGGCCCAGCAGGAGCTGAGCCGGGTGTCGGAGATTACACAGCAGACGCTACGCTTCTACCGGCAGTCGAGCCTGCCCTCTGACACGCACGTCGCCGACGTGCTGAAATCGGTGCTGGTGCTGCACCAGGGCAAACTGCACGCGGCGGGTATTCAGGTGCGCAAGCGCATCGCCGAAGACGTGGTCGTGTTTGGGTATACGGGCGAGCTGCGGCAACTGCTGGCTAACCTGGTGGGCAATGCAGCGGACGCGATGCCCCACGGCGGCACGCTGCACCTGAGGGTGCGGCGGGGAACGCGAGGCGACGAGGGTGGGATTTGGATCACCGTCGCAGACACGGGTACGGGAATGACGGAGGCGGTCCGGAAACGGATCTTCGAGCCGTTCTTTACGACCAAAGAGGCGACGGGGACGGGACTGGGACTGTGGGTGAGCACGGAGATCGTGGGCAAGCATCGCGGCACCATCCAGGTACGCAGCCGGGCTGCGGTCGCGCCTACGACCATCGCACTGGTGCAGCAGCGGCCGACCGGAACGGTGTTTCGCCTGTTCTTTCCCAACGGCGGAGTTCCGCGCGGGCCGGTGATCTTGCGCATGCCGCGCCCGGGAGAGGCCACGCCTCGTGAAGCAGGCGCCTCGGCCTAG
- a CDS encoding nitroreductase family protein, with protein sequence MPDLEHVKHAVTHLPVERTILHRWSPRAFSDKPVSDQDLQTIFTAGAWAASSQNEQPWRFLLGRKGDPTYEKIFNSLVPGNQLWAGSAPVLFAAFAKKTFTKGGAPNRTALHDVGAACQNMALEATALGLHIHGMGGFDPVTLTAYFAVPADFEPAACWALGYLGDPANLPDKYQGLEQAPRERRPLSDVVFAEHWEAAATL encoded by the coding sequence ATGCCTGATCTGGAACACGTGAAGCACGCCGTGACGCACCTGCCCGTCGAACGCACCATCCTGCATCGCTGGAGTCCACGCGCCTTCTCAGACAAGCCCGTCTCCGATCAAGACCTGCAGACCATCTTCACCGCAGGCGCATGGGCCGCGTCATCCCAGAACGAGCAGCCATGGCGCTTTCTGTTGGGGCGCAAGGGCGACCCCACCTACGAGAAGATCTTCAACTCCCTGGTTCCTGGCAACCAGCTTTGGGCCGGATCGGCGCCGGTTCTTTTCGCTGCATTTGCCAAGAAGACCTTCACCAAGGGCGGAGCTCCAAACCGCACGGCGCTTCATGACGTAGGCGCGGCCTGCCAGAACATGGCGCTTGAGGCTACGGCCCTCGGTCTGCACATACACGGCATGGGTGGTTTCGACCCGGTCACCCTCACCGCTTACTTCGCGGTCCCAGCCGACTTCGAGCCCGCAGCCTGCTGGGCTCTGGGCTACCTGGGCGATCCCGCAAACCTGCCCGACAAATACCAGGGTCTGGAGCAGGCTCCGCGTGAGCGGCGCCCCCTTTCCGATGTGGTCTTCGCGGAGCATTGGGAAGCGGCCGCAACACTCTAA
- a CDS encoding carbohydrate kinase family protein: MESVKNVPEVDLVGVGLNATDTVISLSAFPAIGAKIEFDDLHVLPGGQTATAVVACQTWGMRTRYVGKLGDDHAAQMHHEAFAAAGVEARILTAPNTTSAQSIILVDGSGERTVLLKRDERTSLASTDLKPEWIQTARALHVDGFDTAAATCAAAWAREAGTPVIADLDEIYAGVHDLLPLIDYLIVSRDFPRRLTGERSLEKALQRMQQEYGSRLTAATLGHDGVLAWDGTRFHYRPAFLVPVVDTTGAGDLFHAGFIYGLMQGWPLDRQLDFACAAAALNCTAAGARGGIQAVGAIEALMQDGDRYPAAYPAPKHTVFA; this comes from the coding sequence ATGGAGAGCGTGAAAAACGTGCCAGAGGTCGATTTGGTTGGCGTTGGCCTCAACGCGACCGACACCGTCATCTCGCTCTCGGCCTTCCCGGCGATCGGCGCCAAAATCGAGTTCGACGATCTGCACGTTCTGCCCGGCGGCCAGACCGCCACCGCGGTCGTTGCCTGCCAGACGTGGGGCATGCGCACGCGCTACGTCGGCAAGCTGGGCGACGACCACGCCGCGCAGATGCACCACGAAGCCTTCGCCGCCGCCGGGGTTGAAGCGCGCATCCTTACCGCACCCAATACGACCAGCGCGCAATCCATCATCCTGGTCGATGGCAGTGGCGAACGCACCGTCCTTCTCAAGCGCGACGAGCGCACCAGCCTCGCTTCTACGGACCTAAAGCCCGAGTGGATTCAGACTGCGCGCGCCCTGCATGTGGACGGCTTCGACACAGCGGCCGCTACGTGCGCCGCCGCCTGGGCCCGCGAAGCCGGCACGCCTGTCATCGCCGATCTCGATGAGATTTATGCCGGTGTTCATGACCTCCTGCCGCTGATTGACTACCTCATCGTCAGCCGCGACTTCCCGCGTCGCCTTACCGGCGAGCGCTCGCTTGAGAAAGCCTTGCAGCGCATGCAGCAAGAGTATGGTTCCAGGCTGACCGCCGCGACACTCGGCCACGATGGCGTGCTCGCCTGGGACGGCACCCGCTTCCACTATCGACCCGCGTTCCTCGTTCCTGTGGTCGACACGACGGGCGCTGGCGACCTCTTCCATGCCGGCTTCATCTACGGCCTGATGCAGGGCTGGCCTCTGGACCGCCAGCTCGACTTCGCCTGCGCCGCCGCTGCTCTGAACTGCACGGCCGCGGGTGCGCGTGGCGGGATCCAGGCAGTCGGCGCCATCGAAGCGCTGATGCAGGACGGCGATCGTTACCCCGCGGCTTACCCCGCGCCAAAACACACCGTGTTTGCATAG
- a CDS encoding inositol-3-phosphate synthase, whose product MSGTASPHDNQIAPAQGKLGVMIPGMGAVATTLIAGVVAVRRGLAQPVGSLTQMDTLKMGETTVPVKEAVPLAALDDLVFTGWDIFGGNLYDAARTAQVLDPWQLESIKPFLESIEPMPAVFDQHYVKRLNGKTVKTGRNKCDLANQIRNDIAAFKQKTDRQVMIWCGSTEIFLKETDVHQTLAAFERGMVDNDPSISPSMLYAWAALKEGVPFANGAPNLTADIPALRELSQQMGAPICGKDFKTGQTLIKTVLAPALKARSLGLNGWYSTNILGNRDGEVLDDPESFKTKEESKLGVLEYILEPEKHPELYRDIFHKVRINYYPPRGDNKEGWDSIDLFGWLGYPMQLKVDFLCRDSILAAPLALDLCLFLDLAQRTPSLKHAGVQDWLSFYFKAPDVKDSGRPEHDLFLQAAKLKSTLRQILANPTAAIVEEEAEFAEA is encoded by the coding sequence ATGAGTGGAACGGCATCGCCGCACGACAATCAGATCGCACCGGCGCAGGGCAAATTGGGAGTCATGATTCCCGGCATGGGAGCGGTGGCGACCACGCTGATTGCGGGCGTGGTCGCGGTGCGGCGAGGGCTGGCTCAGCCTGTCGGATCGCTGACCCAAATGGACACCTTGAAGATGGGCGAGACGACCGTACCGGTGAAGGAAGCCGTGCCCCTAGCCGCGCTGGATGACCTCGTCTTCACCGGGTGGGACATCTTCGGCGGCAACCTGTACGACGCGGCGCGCACGGCGCAGGTGCTGGACCCGTGGCAATTGGAGTCGATCAAGCCGTTTCTGGAGAGCATTGAACCGATGCCAGCGGTGTTCGACCAGCACTATGTGAAGCGGCTGAACGGCAAGACGGTGAAAACCGGGCGGAACAAATGCGATCTGGCGAATCAGATCCGCAATGACATTGCCGCTTTCAAGCAGAAGACGGACCGGCAGGTCATGATCTGGTGCGGATCGACGGAGATCTTCCTGAAGGAGACGGACGTACACCAGACGCTGGCTGCGTTTGAGCGCGGCATGGTGGACAACGACCCGAGCATCTCGCCCTCGATGCTGTACGCGTGGGCGGCGCTGAAAGAAGGAGTGCCGTTTGCGAATGGAGCGCCCAACCTGACGGCCGACATTCCTGCCCTGCGTGAGTTGTCGCAGCAGATGGGAGCGCCGATCTGCGGCAAAGACTTTAAGACCGGGCAGACACTTATCAAGACAGTGCTGGCGCCGGCGCTGAAGGCGCGATCCCTGGGGCTTAACGGCTGGTATTCGACCAACATCCTTGGCAATCGGGACGGCGAGGTGCTGGACGATCCCGAAAGCTTCAAGACGAAGGAAGAGTCGAAGCTGGGCGTGCTGGAGTACATCCTGGAGCCGGAGAAACACCCCGAGCTGTACCGCGACATCTTCCACAAGGTGCGGATCAACTACTACCCACCACGCGGCGACAACAAGGAAGGCTGGGACAGCATCGACCTGTTCGGCTGGCTGGGGTACCCGATGCAGTTGAAGGTGGACTTCCTGTGCCGCGATTCGATCTTGGCAGCTCCGCTGGCGCTGGATCTTTGCCTGTTCCTGGACCTGGCGCAGCGCACGCCTTCGCTGAAGCACGCAGGGGTGCAGGACTGGCTCAGTTTTTACTTCAAGGCTCCGGATGTGAAGGATAGCGGCCGGCCCGAGCACGATCTATTCCTGCAGGCGGCGAAGCTGAAGAGCACATTGCGGCAGATTCTGGCGAATCCGACGGCAGCGATAGTGGAAGAGGAGGCTGAATTCGCTGAAGCATGA
- a CDS encoding fumarate hydratase — MAQIQENDFITSVADALQFISYYHPTDYIRSLSRAHELEQSEAARDAMAQILINSRMCAEGHRPICQDTGIVTVFLKVGMGVRFVDASGAITQMSLQQMCDEGVRRAYNDPDNTLRASVLADPAFSRKNTKDNTPSVVVVDLVPGDEVEVTVAAKGGGSEAKSKFAMLNPSDSILDWVLKMVPQMGAGWCPPGMLGIGIGGTAEKAMLLAKQALMDPIDMQELIARGPQNKTEELRIELYRKVNALGIGAQGLGGLTTVLDVKILDAPTHAANLPVAMIPNCAATRHAHFVLNGSGPAKLDPPSLSDWPELTYNPTNARRVNLDSVTRGEVATWKAGEVVLLSGKLLTGRDAAHKRMADMLARGEALPVDFRNRFIYYVGPVDPVRDEVVGPAGPTTATRMDKFTRLMLERTGLLGMVGKSERGEAAIEAIRDNGAVYLMAVGGAAYLVSKAIKASRVLAFEDLGMEAIYEFTVEDMPVTVAVSADGTSVHTTGPAEWSQRIAQGSLAGVPIFA, encoded by the coding sequence ATGGCGCAGATTCAGGAAAACGACTTCATCACCAGCGTTGCGGACGCACTGCAATTCATCAGCTACTATCACCCGACCGATTACATCCGGAGTTTGAGCCGGGCGCACGAGTTGGAGCAGTCGGAAGCGGCTCGGGATGCGATGGCGCAAATCCTGATTAACAGCCGCATGTGCGCCGAGGGACACCGGCCCATCTGTCAGGACACCGGCATCGTGACGGTATTTCTGAAGGTGGGCATGGGCGTGCGCTTTGTGGATGCGAGCGGTGCGATCACGCAGATGAGCCTGCAGCAGATGTGCGACGAGGGCGTTCGCCGGGCGTACAACGACCCGGACAATACACTGCGGGCGAGTGTGCTGGCCGACCCGGCTTTCAGCCGCAAGAACACAAAAGACAACACGCCCAGTGTTGTCGTCGTGGACTTGGTTCCGGGCGACGAGGTTGAGGTGACGGTTGCGGCGAAGGGTGGCGGCAGCGAGGCCAAGTCCAAGTTCGCCATGCTAAACCCGTCGGACTCCATCCTCGATTGGGTGCTGAAGATGGTGCCGCAGATGGGTGCGGGGTGGTGTCCGCCGGGCATGCTTGGGATCGGCATCGGCGGCACGGCCGAGAAGGCGATGTTGCTGGCCAAGCAGGCGCTCATGGACCCGATCGACATGCAGGAACTGATCGCGCGCGGGCCTCAAAACAAGACCGAGGAGCTGCGCATTGAGCTCTATCGCAAGGTGAATGCGCTGGGCATTGGTGCGCAGGGGCTGGGTGGCCTGACGACCGTGCTGGATGTGAAGATTCTGGACGCGCCGACCCACGCGGCCAATCTGCCGGTGGCGATGATCCCAAACTGCGCGGCGACGCGGCATGCTCATTTTGTGCTGAACGGATCGGGTCCGGCGAAGCTGGATCCGCCATCGCTGAGTGACTGGCCGGAGCTGACCTATAACCCCACGAACGCCCGGCGCGTGAACCTGGATTCGGTAACGCGGGGAGAGGTTGCGACCTGGAAAGCAGGCGAAGTGGTGTTGCTGAGCGGAAAGCTGCTGACCGGGCGCGACGCGGCGCACAAGCGCATGGCCGACATGCTGGCGCGCGGCGAGGCGCTGCCGGTGGACTTCCGCAATCGCTTTATCTACTACGTTGGGCCGGTGGACCCGGTACGCGACGAGGTCGTTGGGCCGGCCGGTCCTACGACTGCCACGCGCATGGATAAGTTCACGCGGCTGATGCTGGAGCGCACTGGCCTGCTGGGTATGGTGGGCAAGAGCGAGCGCGGCGAGGCGGCCATCGAAGCCATTCGCGACAACGGTGCCGTGTACCTGATGGCCGTGGGTGGAGCGGCTTACCTGGTGTCGAAAGCGATCAAGGCGTCGCGGGTTTTAGCGTTTGAGGATCTGGGCATGGAGGCCATTTACGAGTTCACCGTGGAAGACATGCCGGTGACCGTAGCCGTGAGTGCGGACGGGACAAGCGTACATACCACCGGTCCGGCGGAGTGGTCCCAGCGCATTGCACAAGGCAGCCTGGCGGGCGTGCCGATCTTCGCTTAG
- a CDS encoding ABC transporter permease, translating into MSTAAPTLSVPVSTGSQYARAFGGILLRDLHVLRRELVPFVIRVCMNPLLFLFVFTYVLPHMSGAAAMNPTAHMAEGTGANFSTVLLPGLMAVGIMFSGIAAVALPLAVDFGSTREIDDRVMCPLPHAFVAIEKVVFSAMQSVVAAAIVFPLAYYIPSTPVSVHVTSWPYLIAIVILASLTAGALGLAIGTAVKPQQIGLIFSVIVIPITFLGCVYYPWAALVHLRWLQYLVLINPIVYMTEGLRASLTPALPHMNPAAILAMLLVFLVGLTAVGVRGFRRRILS; encoded by the coding sequence ATGAGCACCGCCGCACCCACGCTTTCTGTACCCGTGTCCACCGGCAGCCAGTATGCCCGCGCTTTTGGGGGCATCCTGCTGCGCGACCTGCATGTGCTGCGCCGCGAGCTGGTTCCGTTCGTTATTCGCGTCTGCATGAATCCGCTGCTCTTCCTCTTCGTCTTCACCTACGTTCTGCCGCACATGAGCGGCGCGGCTGCCATGAATCCGACTGCGCACATGGCCGAAGGAACGGGAGCAAACTTCTCCACGGTGCTCCTGCCCGGGCTCATGGCAGTGGGCATCATGTTCTCCGGCATAGCCGCGGTCGCGCTTCCTCTCGCGGTTGACTTTGGCTCCACGCGCGAAATCGACGACCGCGTCATGTGTCCTCTGCCGCACGCGTTTGTCGCCATTGAAAAGGTCGTCTTCTCGGCGATGCAATCTGTCGTCGCAGCCGCTATCGTCTTCCCGCTGGCGTACTACATCCCGTCCACGCCCGTGTCGGTCCACGTCACCAGTTGGCCTTACCTGATTGCGATCGTCATCTTGGCTTCGCTCACGGCGGGCGCGCTCGGCCTCGCCATCGGAACGGCGGTCAAGCCGCAGCAGATCGGCCTCATCTTCTCCGTGATTGTCATTCCGATCACGTTTCTCGGCTGCGTCTACTACCCGTGGGCCGCGCTGGTACACCTGCGCTGGCTGCAGTACCTGGTACTGATCAACCCCATCGTCTACATGACCGAGGGTCTGCGCGCCTCGCTTACGCCTGCGCTGCCGCACATGAACCCGGCGGCGATCCTGGCCATGCTGTTGGTTTTCCTGGTGGGTCTCACCGCTGTGGGCGTGCGCGGCTTCCGTCGGCGGATCCTCAGCTAG
- a CDS encoding ABC transporter ATP-binding protein, with translation MQDSNESGDVVRLSGLRKVYRGANEVVALDGIDLVVPQGRIFGLLGPNGAGKTTTISICTTRALPTAGNAHIAGVDVVRNAAAARRYMGVVPQYNTLERACTVEENIYFHCLYFGLAAADAKQRTAQLLDQFHLSERAKAYPNQLSGGLAQRVQIARAIAHRPRVLFLDEPSAGLDPQSRLAMWEAVRRLHEEGITVVLTTHYMEEADDLCDRLAILDHGRILVQDTPAALKASLGASTVYELALREDATALREQLGSLPGVTSVEQTATGLRLLGTGQEGLLPEVVRRAGTFGLRDLRITEPTLETVFIRLTGRELRE, from the coding sequence ATGCAGGACAGCAACGAATCCGGAGACGTCGTCCGCCTGAGCGGACTGCGCAAGGTATATCGCGGGGCCAACGAAGTGGTCGCTCTGGATGGCATCGACCTCGTCGTCCCACAGGGCCGCATCTTTGGCTTGCTAGGGCCCAACGGTGCCGGCAAGACCACGACCATCTCCATTTGCACTACGCGCGCGCTACCTACCGCTGGAAATGCCCACATCGCGGGCGTCGACGTGGTGCGCAACGCCGCTGCGGCCCGCCGCTACATGGGCGTGGTGCCGCAGTACAACACTCTGGAACGCGCCTGCACCGTCGAGGAAAACATCTACTTTCACTGCCTCTACTTCGGCTTGGCCGCGGCCGACGCGAAGCAGCGCACGGCGCAATTGCTCGACCAGTTCCACCTCTCCGAGCGCGCCAAGGCCTACCCCAATCAGCTCTCCGGCGGCCTCGCCCAGCGCGTCCAGATCGCTCGTGCCATCGCGCACCGCCCGCGCGTGCTCTTTCTTGACGAGCCCTCCGCAGGCCTCGATCCACAGAGCCGTCTCGCCATGTGGGAGGCGGTGCGCCGCCTGCACGAAGAGGGCATCACCGTCGTCCTAACTACGCACTACATGGAGGAGGCCGACGATCTTTGCGATCGGCTCGCCATTCTCGACCACGGTCGCATCCTGGTCCAGGACACGCCCGCCGCGCTGAAAGCCTCGCTTGGCGCGAGCACCGTCTATGAACTCGCCTTGCGCGAGGACGCCACTGCTCTACGCGAACAGCTTGGCAGCCTGCCGGGCGTCACCAGCGTGGAGCAAACGGCCACCGGCTTGCGCCTGCTCGGCACCGGGCAGGAAGGGCTGCTTCCGGAAGTGGTGCGCCGCGCCGGCACCTTCGGGCTTCGCGACCTGCGCATCACAGAGCCCACGCTCGAAACCGTCTTCATCCGCCTCACCGGGCGCGAACTCCGCGAGTAG
- a CDS encoding HPF/RaiA family ribosome-associated protein — translation MDLEITGRGTTVTQVLRQQAEAGLERIERILGPKSSAKVVLTCEKNRCVVEVAIHNVLGDLSSRCEAKVPMHQEAQELAAALAEALNKVESQALKSKKKIVTTRHHPEQNALGSIRLQSDDDIDVGDIDPESENLGQSKTGVGKAINAVNDGELHEEQQIA, via the coding sequence ATGGATCTGGAAATTACTGGCAGGGGAACGACCGTCACGCAAGTTTTGCGGCAACAGGCAGAAGCTGGGCTGGAGCGTATTGAACGCATTCTTGGCCCCAAAAGCTCTGCCAAGGTGGTGCTCACCTGCGAGAAGAACCGCTGTGTCGTTGAAGTCGCCATCCACAATGTGCTGGGTGACCTTTCCTCCCGGTGCGAGGCCAAGGTGCCCATGCACCAGGAAGCGCAGGAGTTGGCGGCCGCACTGGCCGAGGCCCTGAACAAGGTCGAGTCGCAGGCCCTGAAATCCAAGAAGAAGATAGTGACGACTCGGCATCATCCGGAGCAGAACGCTCTGGGCTCCATTCGTCTGCAGAGCGATGACGACATCGACGTAGGCGACATCGATCCGGAATCGGAAAACTTGGGACAGAGCAAGACCGGAGTCGGCAAAGCGATCAACGCCGTGAACGACGGGGAACTGCACGAAGAGCAACAGATCGCATAG